A single uncultured Methanolobus sp. DNA region contains:
- a CDS encoding cohesin domain-containing protein, giving the protein MTVKIQNFLTGIVLVACMLCLCTVASAATSVSILPSVDTVAPGESFTLDIYVRPDTQVAGVQLDLDYDASLVSIESIEEGDFLSSTGSPVMFNPGTIDNNQGTATQIYGTLIMGDGTSDEGTFCTIKLKASEATGTCQIRIENIVVGDKQGDELDAVTYDALVSVSDETETSDRNNDNDDGEELNIVVRQEENTDTSSTEKASPAIEEEEETSLQSVEDIAEPAAIQEATSAPESESSSSNVSILAAAAVAFLALAFVLDRKRK; this is encoded by the coding sequence ATGACAGTTAAAATTCAAAATTTCCTCACAGGCATTGTTCTGGTGGCGTGTATGCTTTGCCTCTGCACAGTTGCAAGTGCTGCCACCAGTGTCAGCATACTTCCTTCAGTTGACACTGTAGCTCCGGGAGAAAGTTTTACGCTGGACATATATGTCAGACCTGACACACAGGTTGCAGGCGTTCAGCTTGATCTGGATTATGATGCTTCGCTTGTAAGCATTGAAAGTATCGAGGAAGGCGACTTCCTTTCAAGCACAGGTTCACCTGTCATGTTCAATCCCGGAACCATTGACAATAACCAGGGAACTGCGACGCAGATATATGGCACTCTTATCATGGGAGACGGAACTTCAGATGAAGGAACATTCTGTACGATTAAGCTGAAAGCATCTGAAGCAACAGGCACATGCCAGATAAGAATCGAGAACATCGTCGTTGGCGATAAGCAGGGCGATGAACTGGATGCTGTCACTTATGATGCGCTGGTAAGCGTTAGTGATGAGACTGAAACTTCAGACAGGAATAATGACAACGACGATGGCGAGGAATTGAACATTGTTGTCAGACAGGAAGAAAATACCGATACGTCATCAACTGAGAAAGCATCCCCTGCCATAGAAGAAGAAGAAGAAACATCACTTCAGAGTGTAGAGGATATTGCAGAACCTGCTGCCATACAGGAAGCAACATCTGCACCGGAATCTGAAAGCAGCTCATCTAATGTCAGCATACTTGCAGCTGCAGCCGTTGCATTCCTTGCACTGGCATTTGTCCTTGACAGAAAAAGAAAGTAA
- the hmgA gene encoding hydroxymethylglutaryl-CoA reductase (NADPH) produces MTSRMDLNREKKELLEGVISGEISYHKLDSLTDKETAVMIRRYSLEEKSGFNFDHIQNFSIDVESATKKNIENMIGVIQIPLGVAGPLKVNGEFAKDEFRLPLATTEGALVASVNRGCSVITMSGGANVRVFQDVMTRAPVFRLENVIKAKEFSDWLQNPEVLARMKAKAAETTRFGELVDVKPFVTGNSVYVRFSYDTKDAMGMNMVTIATDAVLNLIKDEFGAIPISLSGNMCVDKKPAAINNILGRGKTVVADVTIPAELVEKRLKCKPDTMVEVNYRKNLLGSARAGSLGYNAHAANIIAAMYIACGQDPAHVVEGSSAITTMEMTRYGDVYCSVTIPAMALGTVGGGTNLGTQYECLRLLGANGSGTPPGSNAKKLAEIIASAVLAGEISLVGAQAAGHLAKAHAELGR; encoded by the coding sequence ATGACATCAAGAATGGATTTGAACAGGGAAAAAAAAGAGTTGCTTGAAGGAGTCATTTCAGGCGAGATATCTTATCATAAACTTGACAGCCTTACTGACAAGGAAACGGCTGTGATGATCAGAAGATATTCTCTTGAGGAAAAATCAGGATTTAATTTTGATCATATACAGAATTTCTCGATCGATGTTGAGAGTGCAACTAAGAAAAATATTGAGAATATGATAGGCGTTATTCAGATTCCTCTGGGTGTTGCAGGCCCGCTTAAAGTTAACGGGGAATTTGCAAAAGATGAGTTCCGCCTTCCACTTGCAACAACAGAAGGTGCACTTGTTGCCAGTGTCAACAGGGGATGTTCTGTTATCACCATGTCCGGCGGTGCAAATGTAAGGGTATTTCAGGATGTAATGACCCGTGCTCCGGTTTTCAGGCTGGAGAATGTTATCAAGGCAAAAGAGTTTTCAGACTGGTTGCAGAACCCGGAGGTTTTAGCCCGCATGAAGGCAAAGGCTGCTGAAACCACCCGTTTTGGCGAGTTAGTGGATGTAAAGCCCTTTGTAACCGGAAACTCAGTGTATGTGCGCTTTTCCTATGATACTAAAGATGCCATGGGCATGAATATGGTAACTATTGCCACAGATGCAGTTCTCAACCTCATAAAAGATGAGTTCGGTGCGATCCCTATCTCACTTTCAGGCAATATGTGTGTTGACAAGAAGCCTGCGGCAATAAATAATATTCTTGGAAGAGGAAAGACCGTTGTTGCAGATGTGACGATTCCTGCAGAACTTGTTGAGAAACGTCTCAAATGCAAGCCAGATACCATGGTCGAGGTGAATTACCGCAAGAACCTTCTTGGTTCTGCACGCGCAGGTTCCCTGGGATATAATGCCCATGCTGCGAACATCATAGCTGCAATGTATATTGCATGCGGTCAGGATCCTGCTCATGTGGTGGAAGGAAGTAGCGCCATAACAACCATGGAAATGACAAGATATGGTGATGTCTACTGTTCTGTCACCATTCCGGCAATGGCTCTGGGTACTGTTGGAGGCGGCACCAATCTTGGAACTCAGTATGAATGCCTGAGACTTCTTGGTGCTAATGGTTCAGGTACTCCTCCAGGTTCTAACGCTAAAAAGCTTGCAGAGATAATTGCTTCTGCTGTGCTGGCAGGTGAGATCTCACTTGTAGGTGCGCAGGCTGCCGGTCATCTTGCAAAAGCCCACGCAGAACTTGGAAGATGA
- a CDS encoding ATPase domain-containing protein has protein sequence MTDADPSERVSSGISGLDEMLRGGFFKGTANVVSGDSGTGKTIFGTQFIAEGAKNGEKVMCIITSEESKSIVKEMKTSFGWNLEEYVEQGLLTFVDITDPSLRLQKSVEIAPSELIKSFKKLIESKIEDIQPTRIFIDSVEALFLAIESNYKLRTLIDDVFSVFRKHNVTSVITVGAMFGLDEMVEYGADSVIKLGRIMAGNNLQRSIYIMKMRGSGTINEVRVLSISDSGMSVLAQSPYLE, from the coding sequence ATGACAGATGCCGATCCATCAGAAAGAGTGAGTTCCGGTATTTCCGGACTGGATGAAATGTTGCGTGGAGGATTCTTTAAAGGAACTGCAAATGTCGTATCAGGCGATTCTGGTACAGGTAAAACGATATTTGGAACACAGTTCATTGCAGAGGGAGCAAAGAATGGCGAAAAGGTAATGTGCATCATCACCTCTGAAGAATCAAAATCTATTGTTAAAGAAATGAAGACATCTTTTGGATGGAACCTTGAAGAGTATGTTGAACAGGGCCTTTTAACCTTTGTAGACATCACAGATCCAAGCCTGCGCCTCCAGAAGAGTGTTGAAATTGCACCATCAGAGCTTATTAAAAGCTTTAAGAAACTTATTGAAAGCAAGATAGAAGACATACAGCCAACACGCATCTTCATAGACTCCGTGGAAGCACTGTTCCTTGCAATTGAATCAAATTACAAGCTCAGAACACTTATCGATGATGTGTTCAGTGTTTTCCGCAAGCATAATGTTACCTCTGTGATAACAGTGGGAGCAATGTTCGGACTTGATGAAATGGTGGAATACGGTGCGGATTCTGTAATAAAGCTCGGACGCATAATGGCAGGAAACAACCTTCAGCGTTCGATATATATCATGAAGATGAGAGGATCCGGCACAATAAATGAGGTCCGTGTGCTCAGTATCTCAGACAGCGGCATGTCAGTTCTTGCCCAGTCACCATATTTAGAATAA
- a CDS encoding DUF5591 domain-containing protein — MCLTIIPEDERSSLPLDTDEIIYHPDMIRANEWILTEYAPPVRDFCIFVPCAKKKPYHESPSHKIFDKVIFGMLEPENVHVVVFGTCGITPRELDTEYPFMDYQFMLGKCNVAKIKRDFIKMESQRLAEYLEKTRDNYKHRVAYCIGDFRRAMELAVEMSGVEVTIVPKEETINSHVQPDKKFIYGSLNQASYLQDFSDAIAAFMGNELSQGISESKGPEDENAGVNDNDWYIL, encoded by the coding sequence CTGTGCTTGACAATAATACCTGAAGATGAACGTTCCAGTCTTCCGCTGGATACTGATGAAATAATATATCATCCTGATATGATACGCGCAAACGAGTGGATACTGACCGAGTATGCTCCACCAGTTAGGGATTTTTGTATATTTGTGCCCTGCGCAAAAAAGAAACCCTATCATGAAAGTCCTTCTCACAAGATCTTCGATAAGGTGATATTCGGGATGCTTGAACCTGAAAATGTTCATGTTGTGGTTTTCGGCACATGCGGCATAACTCCTCGTGAACTCGATACTGAGTATCCTTTTATGGATTACCAGTTCATGCTGGGTAAATGCAATGTTGCCAAGATAAAAAGGGATTTTATCAAAATGGAAAGCCAGAGGCTAGCAGAGTATCTTGAAAAGACCCGGGACAATTACAAACACAGAGTCGCTTATTGCATCGGTGATTTCAGAAGGGCAATGGAACTTGCAGTTGAGATGTCCGGTGTTGAAGTGACCATAGTTCCCAAAGAGGAAACCATTAACTCGCATGTTCAGCCAGACAAGAAATTCATTTACGGCAGTCTTAACCAGGCAAGTTATCTTCAGGATTTCTCTGATGCAATTGCAGCATTTATGGGAAATGAGTTGTCTCAGGGCATTTCCGAATCAAAAGGTCCAGAAGATGAAAATGCCGGTGTTAATGATAATGACTGGTACATCCTGTGA
- a CDS encoding helix-turn-helix domain-containing protein yields the protein MASSIPEMLRAECKCEDMAKCVLGLKELDISTYKALLENGPMTAEKLGELLGRERSTAYRSLQNLISAGLVYRETKSISIGGYYYEYVGIEPVVVKEMIRKNIDQWYKKMNDLIENFDKELLS from the coding sequence ATGGCGAGTTCTATACCTGAAATGCTGAGAGCGGAATGTAAATGCGAAGATATGGCAAAATGTGTTCTCGGCCTGAAAGAACTTGACATCAGCACCTACAAAGCTCTTCTTGAGAACGGACCCATGACCGCAGAGAAACTTGGGGAACTCCTTGGTCGCGAGCGCAGTACAGCATATCGCTCATTGCAAAACCTGATCTCAGCCGGTCTTGTTTACAGGGAAACTAAATCCATATCCATTGGCGGATACTATTACGAATATGTGGGTATCGAACCTGTTGTTGTAAAAGAGATGATCCGCAAGAACATAGACCAGTGGTATAAGAAAATGAACGACCTTATTGAGAACTTCGATAAGGAACTGCTTTCCTGA
- a CDS encoding PAS domain-containing sensor histidine kinase: protein MRDADKSKEQLIQELRELRNKYESTFEEHESPCGTIDEIIKKDLVENKENYRQAISSISSIIWKLNVDNGEITNVYISPVADDILGLEAGVINNDWDIFLSYIHPDDAYTIYNKIMNGIKNNQLKINIDFRAKRADGMKLWFCCNCSILKNNGDARVFGNAVDITEHKRTEHELKNKNNELIQIVNSFPVPMFVINKEHEVTCWNKACEKETDISAERMIGTKDPWLAFYPKKRPVLADLIVDKNIESIEDFYEEKSLKTSFIEGGYDGEDFFPLLNKWLYFTAAPLKDMDGNIIGAIETLQDKTIEKQAEDALIAAKMLAENASRTKSEFLSNVSHELRTPLSLILGYSDLLLEENELMDQQQVKFAGIIKSGGSRLLDMINSLIYIAEIEDGKMELEISDFSLPEMVYDIQKVARSIAIKKNVKLDFTLDPNLRTIYADKSKLKIIFHHLITNAIKFTPEQGKIWVDIRHDHGNTLFIDVKDNGIGISDDDKVKLFDTFVQVDGSPTRRYGGSGLGLALVKKLVEIHKGSIWLESEPGKGSTFHLVIPAQNEIIKRTNVLLHPTVI from the coding sequence ATGAGGGATGCAGATAAAAGCAAAGAGCAGTTAATTCAAGAACTGCGGGAACTCAGAAATAAGTATGAGAGCACTTTTGAGGAGCACGAGTCTCCATGCGGCACCATTGATGAGATAATAAAAAAAGACCTTGTTGAAAATAAAGAGAATTACAGACAGGCAATTTCATCAATTTCAAGTATCATCTGGAAATTAAATGTTGATAATGGTGAAATAACAAACGTATACATCTCCCCGGTTGCCGATGATATTTTAGGACTTGAGGCTGGCGTAATTAACAATGACTGGGATATATTTCTTTCCTATATTCACCCTGATGATGCTTATACCATTTATAATAAAATAATGAACGGCATCAAAAATAATCAATTGAAGATCAATATTGATTTCAGGGCTAAAAGAGCAGACGGGATGAAACTATGGTTCTGTTGCAACTGCTCCATTTTGAAAAATAATGGTGATGCCCGTGTCTTTGGAAATGCTGTTGATATCACTGAGCACAAAAGAACAGAACATGAATTGAAGAATAAGAACAATGAGCTTATTCAGATAGTGAACAGTTTCCCCGTTCCGATGTTCGTAATAAATAAAGAACATGAAGTCACCTGCTGGAACAAAGCATGTGAAAAGGAGACTGACATATCAGCCGAAAGAATGATTGGTACAAAAGATCCATGGCTGGCATTCTATCCAAAGAAAAGACCGGTTCTGGCTGATCTGATAGTTGATAAGAATATCGAAAGCATTGAAGACTTCTATGAAGAAAAGAGCCTGAAAACTTCATTCATTGAAGGCGGATATGACGGTGAGGATTTCTTCCCTCTTTTGAACAAATGGTTATATTTCACCGCGGCTCCCCTGAAAGATATGGACGGGAACATAATAGGTGCCATAGAGACCTTACAGGACAAAACTATTGAAAAGCAGGCAGAGGACGCACTGATAGCTGCCAAGATGCTTGCAGAGAACGCCTCGCGAACGAAAAGTGAGTTCCTTTCAAACGTAAGTCATGAACTAAGAACTCCATTAAGCCTTATATTAGGGTATTCTGACCTCTTACTTGAAGAAAATGAATTAATGGATCAACAACAGGTGAAATTTGCAGGAATAATAAAATCAGGCGGTTCAAGACTTCTTGATATGATAAATTCCCTGATATATATTGCAGAGATAGAAGATGGAAAAATGGAGCTTGAGATAAGCGATTTCTCACTACCTGAAATGGTCTATGACATACAGAAAGTTGCAAGGTCCATAGCAATAAAGAAGAATGTAAAGCTTGATTTTACACTTGATCCTAACTTAAGGACGATCTATGCCGACAAATCCAAACTAAAGATCATATTCCACCACTTGATCACAAACGCTATCAAATTCACTCCCGAACAGGGAAAGATATGGGTCGATATAAGGCACGACCACGGAAACACATTATTTATCGATGTGAAAGATAACGGAATCGGAATATCAGATGACGATAAAGTTAAGCTCTTTGATACTTTTGTCCAGGTTGACGGCTCCCCTACCCGCAGATACGGAGGAAGCGGACTTGGTCTTGCCCTTGTGAAGAAACTGGTAGAGATACACAAAGGAAGTATCTGGCTTGAGAGTGAACCCGGAAAGGGCAGCACTTTCCATCTGGTCATTCCTGCTCAGAATGAGATTATAAAGCGGACTAATGTGTTACTACATCCAACGGTAATCTGA
- a CDS encoding PAS domain-containing sensor histidine kinase, translated as MDRDNVCIPDKDKAGKSSDSSGVLAIKKVNDAVFESAPNLILIIGNDFRIEKINKAGSELIGRDPASVLGMLGGDIFSCVNSVRGNGCGNTPECSRCTIRNIVLNTFKTGKDHHHIEGNMDILLPDETITGRDFFMSTVYVPLESASKVILYLDDISERKRAEKNLKEIEERFKILYENIPGGTLIIGKDYIIEDVNQRTCEITGYTREELVGQLCDIVCPKGSLSKKCPIWVDGLDGFQGMDTAIKCKNGTKTPILKNSKRIFIEGNQFILENYQDISESKSAEEAIINSKIMAEEANRTKSEFLATMSHELRTPLNAVIGYSDLLLDESYGGLNDQQKRSLGHISHSGKHLLKLINDILDISKIESGKMELHYETFSVEEKFGNVLNIVSPFARKKDIEISTSIEPKTLSITADKVRFKQILFNLATNAIKFTPNGGHVMLKACLKGDMAEFSVIDDGIGIAPDDMEKLFMPFQQIDSTISRKYDGTGLGLSLVKRFVEMHGGDVFVESELGKGSIFSFRLPLDVVTH; from the coding sequence ATGGATCGAGATAATGTTTGTATTCCAGATAAAGATAAAGCCGGAAAATCCAGTGACAGTTCTGGTGTTTTGGCTATCAAAAAAGTGAATGACGCTGTTTTTGAATCTGCACCTAATTTAATATTGATCATAGGCAACGATTTTCGTATTGAAAAAATTAACAAGGCAGGTTCTGAGTTAATTGGTCGTGATCCTGCATCAGTATTGGGTATGCTTGGAGGGGATATTTTCTCCTGTGTGAATTCTGTTCGCGGCAATGGATGTGGTAACACTCCTGAATGTTCACGTTGCACAATCCGTAATATTGTTCTCAATACTTTCAAGACCGGGAAAGATCATCATCATATAGAAGGTAATATGGATATCCTTCTGCCAGATGAAACTATTACCGGCAGAGACTTTTTTATGTCTACTGTATATGTCCCTCTTGAATCAGCAAGTAAGGTTATTCTTTATCTTGACGATATCAGTGAGCGCAAAAGGGCAGAAAAAAATCTTAAGGAAATAGAGGAACGTTTTAAGATACTATATGAGAACATACCCGGTGGCACTCTCATCATAGGAAAGGATTACATTATTGAGGATGTGAACCAGCGAACCTGTGAGATAACAGGATACACAAGAGAGGAATTAGTAGGTCAACTATGTGACATTGTCTGTCCGAAAGGATCATTATCAAAGAAATGTCCCATATGGGTTGATGGTCTTGATGGTTTCCAGGGAATGGATACTGCCATAAAGTGCAAGAACGGTACCAAGACTCCAATTCTTAAAAATTCGAAAAGGATATTCATTGAAGGGAATCAGTTCATTCTCGAGAATTACCAGGATATCTCTGAAAGCAAATCTGCTGAAGAAGCTATAATTAATTCCAAAATTATGGCTGAGGAAGCCAACAGGACAAAGAGTGAATTCCTTGCTACTATGAGTCATGAACTTCGTACTCCTCTTAATGCTGTCATTGGCTATTCTGATCTTTTGCTTGATGAATCATATGGTGGCCTCAATGATCAGCAGAAGAGATCACTTGGTCATATTTCCCACAGTGGGAAGCACCTCTTAAAGCTTATTAATGACATTCTCGATATTTCAAAGATAGAATCCGGAAAGATGGAATTGCATTATGAGACATTCTCTGTGGAAGAGAAATTTGGTAACGTCCTTAACATAGTTTCTCCATTTGCAAGGAAAAAGGATATTGAGATCAGTACTTCCATTGAGCCTAAGACACTATCTATTACAGCTGATAAGGTTCGCTTTAAACAAATACTCTTCAATCTTGCAACCAATGCTATAAAGTTCACTCCGAATGGTGGTCACGTGATGCTTAAGGCATGCCTTAAAGGCGATATGGCCGAATTCTCGGTAATTGACGATGGAATCGGCATTGCACCCGATGATATGGAGAAACTTTTCATGCCTTTCCAGCAGATAGATTCCACGATATCCAGAAAATATGATGGGACAGGTCTTGGACTCTCACTTGTAAAAAGGTTTGTTGAGATGCATGGTGGTGATGTTTTTGTGGAAAGTGAGCTGGGCAAAGGCAGTATATTTTCTTTCAGATTACCGTTGGATGTAGTAACACATTAG
- a CDS encoding ABC transporter permease, whose product MDIVYTIWLRSVKRYVRSKSRLIGSLGMPLFLFLVLGFGLNSVVTMPGMEQGYIGFIMPGIVSMSVLFTSVFAGIQIIWDKQFGFLKETLVAPVSRFEIMLGQTVGGATTAVIQGLIILVLALFMGLEISTIPGFIVAIIFMTLIGLSFTAFGIAIASRMEDMHGFQLIMNFVIFPIFGLSGALFPIDSLPEWIRSLTLLDPLTYGVEGIRYGLLGTSQIDPVVSFGVLSGFTLLMVIVGSYLFRKICI is encoded by the coding sequence ATGGATATCGTCTACACTATATGGTTAAGAAGCGTAAAGCGTTACGTTCGTTCAAAAAGCAGGCTCATAGGCAGTCTTGGAATGCCATTGTTCCTTTTCCTTGTACTTGGTTTCGGACTTAATTCCGTAGTTACCATGCCAGGAATGGAGCAGGGTTACATAGGATTTATAATGCCAGGCATTGTTTCAATGAGCGTACTTTTCACGTCTGTCTTTGCAGGCATACAGATAATATGGGACAAGCAGTTCGGTTTTCTGAAAGAGACTCTGGTGGCGCCGGTTTCAAGATTTGAGATAATGCTTGGCCAGACGGTAGGTGGAGCCACAACAGCCGTTATTCAGGGACTTATCATCCTGGTCCTGGCACTGTTCATGGGACTGGAGATAAGCACTATTCCGGGATTTATCGTGGCGATAATCTTTATGACGCTGATAGGACTTTCTTTCACTGCATTTGGAATTGCCATCGCTTCAAGAATGGAGGACATGCACGGGTTCCAGCTTATCATGAACTTTGTGATATTCCCGATATTCGGTCTGTCAGGAGCACTGTTCCCAATAGACAGCCTGCCTGAATGGATCAGGTCACTTACATTACTGGACCCTCTTACATACGGTGTGGAAGGCATCAGGTACGGCCTGCTTGGAACTTCACAGATCGATCCTGTTGTAAGTTTCGGAGTTCTTTCAGGATTCACTTTACTGATGGTTATAGTGGGTTCCTATCTGTTCAGGAAGATATGTATATAA
- a CDS encoding ATP-binding cassette domain-containing protein: MYAIEVENLVRKFGDFTAVDNLSFSIKKGEVFGLLGPNGAGKTTTMSMLSTMLLPSSGKASVNGFDILKDQDNVRKSIGIVFQDQSLDEELTAYENMDFHGRLYRIPKSTRQKKITELLKLVELYDKKDNLVKTYSGGMRRRLEIARGLMHEPQVLFLDEPTLGLDPQTRNHLWDYIDKLNKEKGITIILTTHYMEEADKLCHRIAIIDKGKIIAMDTSENLKNDIGGDVITIVSPQRDALYSAIKSMPEIKSIELHDSSITIGIQNAEKHVAHIVNVASAKNIDISSLSIHKPTLEDVFLHFTGRTIREEEASSKDQMRMMRKVGRR, from the coding sequence ATGTATGCAATTGAAGTTGAGAATCTTGTACGGAAATTCGGTGATTTCACCGCCGTAGATAACCTGTCTTTCAGCATAAAAAAGGGTGAAGTATTCGGTCTGCTTGGTCCAAACGGAGCCGGGAAGACCACGACAATGTCTATGCTTTCAACCATGCTCCTCCCAAGTTCGGGAAAAGCTTCAGTGAACGGTTTTGACATCCTGAAAGATCAGGACAACGTCAGGAAATCCATAGGAATAGTTTTCCAGGACCAGAGCCTTGATGAGGAACTCACGGCCTATGAGAACATGGATTTTCATGGCAGGCTTTACCGTATTCCTAAAAGTACGAGGCAAAAGAAGATCACTGAGCTCCTGAAACTTGTGGAGCTGTACGATAAGAAAGACAATCTTGTGAAAACATATTCCGGTGGTATGCGCCGCCGCCTTGAGATAGCACGTGGTCTTATGCATGAACCACAGGTACTTTTCCTGGACGAACCAACACTTGGCCTTGACCCGCAGACAAGAAACCACCTATGGGATTACATTGACAAACTGAACAAGGAAAAAGGTATCACCATCATCCTTACAACTCACTACATGGAAGAAGCTGACAAGCTCTGCCATCGAATAGCCATTATCGATAAAGGTAAGATCATAGCAATGGATACTTCAGAGAATCTCAAGAATGATATTGGCGGTGATGTGATAACCATCGTTTCACCGCAAAGGGATGCTCTTTATTCTGCAATAAAGTCCATGCCGGAGATTAAAAGCATAGAGCTGCATGATTCTTCTATAACCATTGGCATACAGAATGCCGAAAAGCATGTTGCACACATTGTCAACGTTGCATCTGCAAAAAATATCGATATAAGTTCTCTCTCAATTCACAAACCAACTCTTGAAGACGTGTTCCTTCACTTTACAGGCCGGACCATCAGGGAAGAGGAAGCCAGTTCAAAGGACCAGATGAGAATGATGCGAAAAGTAGGGAGGAGATAA
- a CDS encoding TetR/AcrR family transcriptional regulator — protein sequence MSLREKKKKETRNRIFEISGRLFKEKGFENTTVDEITKEAGIAKGTFFNYFPTKESLLTYFREQKEEFIINIMKEQISRDVPSSEKIRAFLVLVAEYYEKDKEILRLLAFEHRKMIMSSGHKPADHAAGKKKHDFFINVLTDFIQEGKAKGEIKSGIDPKLAAETIYAVYFHTLMTWLHSETDYSFSKDISSKIEIIFEGIGV from the coding sequence ATGTCTCTGCGAGAAAAAAAGAAAAAAGAGACCCGTAACAGGATCTTTGAGATATCAGGCAGACTGTTCAAGGAAAAAGGATTTGAGAATACAACGGTCGATGAGATCACAAAGGAAGCCGGTATTGCCAAAGGTACTTTTTTCAACTATTTTCCAACAAAAGAATCACTTTTGACCTACTTCAGGGAACAGAAGGAAGAGTTCATAATCAATATCATGAAAGAGCAGATAAGTCGTGATGTTCCCTCCAGTGAGAAGATCAGGGCTTTCCTTGTTCTTGTCGCTGAATATTACGAAAAGGACAAAGAGATTTTGAGGTTATTGGCATTTGAACACAGAAAGATGATAATGTCCTCAGGTCATAAGCCAGCAGACCATGCTGCCGGAAAAAAGAAGCATGATTTTTTCATTAATGTACTCACTGACTTCATACAGGAAGGAAAAGCAAAAGGTGAGATAAAATCCGGCATTGATCCTAAACTGGCAGCAGAAACCATCTATGCGGTCTATTTCCACACTCTTATGACCTGGCTGCATTCTGAGACCGATTATTCATTTTCAAAAGATATATCCTCAAAGATCGAAATAATATTCGAAGGCATTGGTGTATGA